The proteins below come from a single Methanothrix thermoacetophila PT genomic window:
- a CDS encoding metal ABC transporter permease, protein MLPSSIVMNTIVGASLAAVVCSMIGVFIVRMNLSSMGFCMSHAAFAGAALGLAISKDPFALALGMATAVALILGPVSDKARLQADVVLGTMFSLTMALALLFLSIAPGSVVSSTALSVLWGSVLGITTADIIRLLVLMLTLLLVIFLFYKEFFAIMLDRKLAEESGINTKPFYYAILFLCGVTVSVSLKLIGGLLIFALMVNPVSSAYQFSHDMRWIMLISPLIGLAASVSGLAASLCLDIPVGSSIAIMSVAIFLVSVALSPKRRRGQKR, encoded by the coding sequence GTCGTCTGCTCCATGATAGGCGTGTTCATTGTGCGAATGAACCTCTCATCGATGGGGTTCTGCATGTCTCATGCCGCCTTTGCAGGCGCCGCGCTCGGACTGGCCATATCCAAGGATCCATTCGCTCTGGCGCTGGGCATGGCAACAGCTGTTGCCCTCATCCTCGGACCGGTTTCGGATAAAGCCAGGCTGCAGGCCGATGTAGTGCTGGGGACCATGTTCTCCCTCACGATGGCGCTGGCTCTGCTGTTTCTCAGCATCGCCCCAGGGTCTGTGGTGAGCAGCACCGCTCTTTCAGTGCTGTGGGGAAGTGTTTTGGGAATAACAACCGCCGACATCATCAGGCTCCTCGTTCTTATGCTGACGCTCTTGCTGGTGATATTTCTCTTTTATAAGGAATTCTTCGCGATAATGCTGGATAGAAAGCTCGCAGAGGAGTCTGGTATCAACACAAAACCGTTTTACTATGCAATTCTATTTCTCTGTGGTGTAACCGTCTCGGTCTCGCTCAAGCTCATCGGCGGCTTGCTCATATTCGCACTGATGGTCAATCCGGTCTCCTCGGCGTACCAGTTCTCTCACGATATGAGATGGATCATGCTGATATCTCCCCTCATAGGGCTTGCAGCAAGCGTCTCAGGATTAGCTGCATCCCTCTGTCTCGATATCCCCGTGGGTAGCTCGATCGCGATAATGAGCGTTGCGATATTCCTGGTATCTGTAGCACTCTCCCCGAAGAGGAGAAGGGGGCAGAAGCGCTGA
- a CDS encoding zinc-dependent alcohol dehydrogenase family protein — MRAMLLERPGEPLRLREVEIPTPGEREVLISVSACGVCRTDLHILDGELAEPKLPLIPGHEIVGRVVAKGENAERFSTGDRIGVPWLGYTDESCRYCLRGEENLCDNARFTGYTIDGGYAEYTVADERYCLPIPERYDDLRAAPLLCAGLIGYRSYRLALSKPGVERLGIYGFGAAAHIIAQVALFEGIDVYAFTRPGDLEAQEFALSLGAAWAGGSDEMPPQELDAAIIFAPVGSLVPAALRAVSKGGTVVCGGIHMSDIPSFPYSMLWEERSIRSVANLTRRDGEEFISLARDLHIRTEIQEFGLDEANVALDLLRAGRLQGAAVLKI, encoded by the coding sequence ATGAGAGCCATGCTGCTTGAGAGACCAGGTGAGCCTCTGAGGTTGCGGGAGGTTGAGATACCCACCCCTGGCGAGCGGGAGGTCCTGATCAGCGTGAGCGCATGCGGCGTCTGCCGCACCGATCTCCACATACTCGATGGGGAGCTCGCCGAACCGAAGCTACCTCTCATACCAGGCCACGAGATCGTGGGGAGGGTCGTGGCGAAAGGAGAGAATGCAGAGCGCTTCAGTACCGGTGATAGGATCGGAGTTCCATGGCTCGGATACACAGATGAATCATGCAGGTACTGCCTGCGTGGAGAGGAGAACCTATGCGATAACGCGCGGTTCACCGGATACACGATCGATGGTGGATATGCAGAGTATACAGTTGCAGACGAGCGCTACTGCCTCCCCATCCCAGAGAGATACGATGATCTGAGAGCAGCGCCCCTGCTCTGCGCCGGATTGATCGGATACAGATCATACAGACTCGCCCTCTCGAAGCCCGGCGTTGAGCGGCTGGGTATATACGGATTTGGGGCTGCCGCTCACATAATCGCGCAGGTCGCTCTCTTCGAGGGTATAGATGTTTACGCGTTCACACGGCCAGGAGACCTGGAGGCGCAGGAGTTCGCCCTCTCACTCGGCGCTGCATGGGCTGGGGGATCAGATGAGATGCCACCTCAGGAGCTGGACGCTGCGATCATATTCGCTCCTGTCGGCTCCCTCGTTCCGGCTGCCCTCAGAGCTGTATCTAAGGGAGGGACTGTTGTTTGCGGTGGGATTCACATGTCAGACATACCATCCTTTCCCTACAGCATGCTCTGGGAGGAGCGAAGCATCAGGTCGGTTGCAAACCTCACCCGAAGGGATGGCGAGGAGTTCATCTCACTCGCCAGAGATCTCCACATCAGAACAGAGATCCAGGAGTTTGGGCTCGATGAGGCGAATGTGGCCCTGGATCTGCTGAGGGCAGGCAGGCTGCAGGGGGCTGCAGTCTTAAAGATCTGA
- a CDS encoding DEAD/DEAH box helicase yields the protein MNVFDLLSPTIRENLQQMGFSEPTLPQRMAIPEILAGNNVLLIAPTGSGKTEAAVLPVLHNIMDIDGPGIKTLYITPLRALNRDMLRRLEEWSDALGVKIAVRHGDTTKGERASQSRSPPDLLITTPETLQVMLTGKRLRSNLKSVRTVIVDEIHELASSKRGSQLAVLLERLVEVAGEIQRIGLSATVGSPEEVAKLLTGMSRDCRILRADVERLVDFRVVAPRPGRGDHALAGQLGCEPPLAAHISCIRDLVRLKKSLIFVNTRQAAEVLGFRLKMLGEPIEVHHGSLSREARVDAEDAFKRGDLRGLICTSSMELGIDIGDVEHVIQYSSPREVSRLIQRVGRSGHGIGRVSSGTILATCPDDIAEACAIARRASTGELEEVRIHETPLDVLANQLIGLSLDFGEIGIERAFEIVKRSYPFRDLSMDEMLSVLDVLRGNRLCNVENGIIKRRRRGWEYYFENLSMIPDEKRYDVYDMVSRRQIGTLDEAFVVSFASPGATFVTRGEIWEIVEIEDDTIKVVPIQRSGEIPSWSGEEIPVPYGVAQEVGEIRSHLARELEEHGEEDAIRWLLARYPVDREAAEQLVDQIKHQIAAGCAVPDDKTVTIESDGSFAVINSCIGHRANDAFGRAITAILSTRFGSSVGMEIDPYRIQLTLPKRMLAEELLNVISDLSSAQMKVILELSLKNTTLFRWKMIHVARKFGSLSKDIDYERVSLVRVLGVFENTPMYREAIREIYQERLDVDTAGNILDRMVSGEIQVITCDLSPIGSSGRGGGRDLISPEYADAAVIELLKNRILHDRVILFCVSCKKWRSLREVGRVPDRPECPLCGSRMIAALKPWEDEEIKIVRMPEEKKSAEDKRRTKRVYRNANLVLSYGKTAAIALASRGLGPETAARVIKKMHSDELEFYRDILRAEREYARTKRFWGD from the coding sequence GTGAATGTCTTCGATCTGCTGAGCCCCACGATCAGGGAGAACCTTCAACAGATGGGTTTTTCCGAGCCGACTCTGCCGCAGAGGATGGCGATACCCGAGATCCTTGCCGGAAACAATGTTCTTCTCATAGCACCAACAGGATCCGGAAAGACAGAGGCAGCAGTTCTTCCTGTGCTCCATAATATCATGGATATCGACGGTCCGGGAATCAAAACCCTCTACATAACTCCGCTGCGAGCGCTCAACAGAGACATGCTGAGGCGGCTGGAAGAGTGGAGCGACGCGCTGGGAGTGAAGATAGCGGTCAGGCATGGAGACACGACGAAGGGAGAGCGCGCCAGCCAGAGCAGATCGCCGCCGGATCTCCTCATAACAACCCCGGAGACGCTCCAGGTCATGCTGACAGGAAAGAGGCTCAGATCGAACCTGAAGAGCGTCAGGACGGTGATAGTGGATGAGATCCACGAGCTCGCATCATCCAAGAGAGGATCGCAGCTCGCAGTCCTCCTTGAGCGGCTTGTGGAGGTTGCGGGCGAGATTCAGAGGATCGGGTTATCAGCCACCGTTGGCTCGCCGGAGGAGGTAGCAAAGCTGCTCACCGGCATGTCCAGGGATTGCAGGATCCTCAGGGCTGATGTGGAGAGGCTCGTGGATTTCAGGGTTGTGGCGCCCCGCCCGGGGCGGGGTGATCACGCGCTCGCAGGCCAGCTCGGATGCGAGCCGCCGCTTGCAGCGCACATATCGTGCATAAGAGATCTTGTTAGATTAAAAAAGAGTTTGATCTTCGTCAACACCAGACAGGCCGCAGAGGTTCTCGGATTCAGGCTGAAGATGCTCGGAGAGCCGATCGAAGTCCACCACGGCAGCTTATCGAGAGAGGCCAGAGTGGATGCAGAGGATGCATTCAAGCGCGGAGATCTCCGCGGCCTGATATGCACGTCCTCCATGGAGCTCGGCATCGATATCGGCGATGTGGAGCATGTTATACAATACAGCTCGCCCAGGGAGGTCTCCAGGCTCATCCAGCGTGTTGGCAGATCAGGCCACGGCATCGGCAGGGTTTCCTCAGGCACCATATTGGCGACATGCCCCGACGATATCGCCGAGGCATGCGCAATCGCCCGGCGGGCATCAACCGGTGAGCTTGAAGAGGTGAGGATACACGAGACGCCCTTGGATGTCCTGGCGAACCAGCTTATCGGCCTCTCCCTGGACTTTGGGGAGATAGGGATCGAGAGAGCATTTGAGATAGTGAAAAGATCGTACCCCTTCAGGGATCTCAGCATGGATGAAATGCTCAGCGTGCTTGATGTGCTGAGAGGAAACAGGCTGTGCAACGTCGAGAACGGCATCATAAAAAGAAGGCGCAGGGGCTGGGAATACTACTTCGAGAACCTCTCGATGATACCTGACGAGAAACGCTACGATGTCTACGATATGGTCTCCAGGCGTCAGATAGGGACTCTCGACGAGGCTTTTGTTGTAAGCTTCGCCAGTCCAGGAGCGACGTTCGTCACCCGCGGAGAGATCTGGGAGATCGTCGAGATAGAGGATGATACCATAAAGGTCGTGCCGATCCAGAGGAGCGGGGAGATCCCGAGTTGGAGCGGTGAGGAGATACCTGTGCCGTACGGCGTGGCGCAGGAGGTTGGAGAGATCAGGTCACACCTGGCGAGGGAGCTGGAGGAGCACGGAGAGGAGGATGCGATCCGCTGGCTTCTGGCACGCTATCCTGTGGACAGGGAGGCTGCAGAGCAGCTAGTCGATCAGATAAAGCATCAGATTGCTGCAGGCTGTGCTGTTCCTGATGACAAAACTGTGACGATCGAATCTGACGGCTCTTTTGCGGTGATAAACTCGTGCATCGGCCACAGAGCGAATGATGCGTTTGGAAGGGCCATAACCGCGATACTCTCGACGCGCTTCGGCTCCAGCGTCGGCATGGAGATCGACCCATACAGGATACAGCTGACGCTACCTAAGAGGATGCTGGCAGAGGAGTTGCTGAATGTCATCAGCGATTTGAGCTCCGCTCAAATGAAAGTGATTTTGGAGCTGAGCCTGAAGAACACCACACTCTTCAGATGGAAGATGATCCATGTGGCGAGGAAGTTCGGCTCGCTCTCAAAGGACATAGACTACGAGAGGGTATCTCTTGTCAGGGTGCTGGGGGTCTTCGAGAACACACCGATGTACAGAGAGGCGATCCGTGAGATATACCAAGAGCGCCTGGATGTCGATACAGCGGGAAACATCCTGGATCGCATGGTGTCTGGGGAGATTCAGGTGATCACATGCGATCTGAGCCCGATAGGCTCCTCGGGGAGAGGAGGTGGACGTGACCTGATCTCTCCTGAGTATGCTGATGCAGCTGTTATAGAGCTCCTCAAGAACAGGATACTCCATGACAGGGTGATTCTCTTCTGCGTCAGCTGCAAGAAATGGAGATCTTTGAGAGAGGTCGGAAGGGTGCCTGACCGGCCTGAGTGTCCGCTCTGCGGTTCCAGGATGATAGCAGCGCTGAAGCCCTGGGAGGATGAGGAAATAAAGATCGTCAGGATGCCTGAGGAGAAGAAGAGCGCTGAGGACAAGAGGCGCACAAAGAGAGTTTACAGAAACGCAAATCTCGTTCTCAGCTACGGGAAGACTGCTGCCATCGCGCTTGCCAGCAGGGGTCTCGGCCCTGAGACAGCCGCCAGGGTCATAAAAAAGATGCACTCCGATGAGCTTGAGTTCTACAGGGACATACTCAGAGCTGAGAGGGAGTACGCCCGGACAAAGAGGTTCTGGGGGGATTGA
- the rnhB gene encoding ribonuclease HII has translation MMLILGVDEAGKGPVIGSMFVAGVVFSEEDIFDLAACGVKDSKLLSPTRRESMERKILSIARESFVLEVTAQQIDDLRMVMSMNEIMVRAHSRVVSRLQADRAILDAADVNAERFAQRVREVSGKPIDILAEHNADRKHIVVAAASIIAKVARDRSIRDLEAALGRPLGSGYPSDPATVRFLKEWIEENGDLPSFVRKSWSTAQRLKASSV, from the coding sequence ATGATGCTCATACTTGGCGTGGACGAGGCAGGAAAGGGGCCTGTCATCGGATCGATGTTTGTTGCTGGCGTTGTTTTCAGCGAAGAGGACATCTTTGATCTTGCAGCCTGTGGCGTGAAGGACTCCAAGCTTCTCAGCCCAACAAGGAGAGAATCCATGGAGAGGAAGATACTCTCCATAGCCAGAGAGAGCTTCGTTCTGGAGGTGACCGCACAGCAGATAGATGATCTGCGCATGGTCATGTCAATGAATGAGATCATGGTCAGAGCTCATTCCAGAGTTGTCTCCAGACTCCAGGCAGATCGTGCCATTCTTGATGCTGCGGATGTGAACGCGGAGAGGTTCGCTCAGAGGGTAAGGGAGGTCTCAGGCAAACCCATAGATATCCTGGCGGAGCATAATGCTGACAGGAAGCACATTGTGGTCGCAGCAGCATCGATAATCGCAAAGGTCGCCAGGGATAGATCCATAAGAGATCTGGAGGCTGCGCTTGGCCGCCCGCTCGGAAGCGGCTACCCATCAGATCCAGCCACAGTGAGGTTTCTGAAAGAATGGATTGAGGAGAATGGCGATCTGCCATCGTTTGTGAGAAAGAGTTGGAGCACTGCACAACGTTTAAAAGCAAGCTCTGTATAA
- a CDS encoding pyridoxal-phosphate-dependent aminotransferase family protein has protein sequence MDIEDTLLMIPGPVKVAPRVLRAMSKPMISHRSPEFGRIYDDCRELLQEFFETKNEIVVMSGSGTCGMDAAVGGLIGSDDRILTITNGKFGERFTEIGNRYGRAISVDFEWGMPFDLERVEAALEEGVKAVAMVHNETSVGIINPAREIGRLARKHDAIFIVDGISSIGGNEFKTDEWGIDIAITGSQKCLAVPPGLAIVSVSERAEEALNESSGGYYADLRAHLKSVRKKPTQTPFTPAVPLFYALQEALHMAEEEGFEARRARIARLAEAVRAAASALGIELFPVLNEYSRYSNTVTAMKIPPEIDDEKLRGGMKKQGVVVSGGQERLKGKIFRIGTMGVCSEGDVLRTIQALELVLAKEGVINAPGEGVAAAAKALDR, from the coding sequence TTGGATATAGAGGATACGCTTCTTATGATTCCAGGCCCGGTCAAGGTCGCTCCAAGGGTGCTTCGCGCGATGTCGAAGCCGATGATTAGCCACAGGAGCCCGGAGTTTGGCAGGATATACGACGACTGCAGGGAACTCCTCCAAGAGTTCTTCGAGACCAAGAACGAGATCGTCGTCATGAGCGGTTCCGGCACATGCGGGATGGATGCTGCTGTTGGCGGGCTGATAGGCAGTGATGACAGGATACTCACGATAACAAACGGAAAGTTCGGCGAGCGGTTCACGGAGATAGGCAACAGATACGGCAGAGCGATATCAGTCGATTTCGAATGGGGAATGCCATTCGATCTCGAGCGCGTGGAGGCAGCGCTTGAGGAGGGTGTGAAGGCTGTGGCCATGGTCCACAACGAGACGTCTGTGGGCATAATCAATCCTGCAAGGGAGATAGGCAGACTTGCCAGGAAGCATGACGCAATATTCATCGTTGATGGCATATCCTCAATCGGCGGGAACGAGTTCAAGACCGATGAATGGGGTATCGACATAGCGATAACAGGGTCACAGAAATGCCTTGCCGTGCCTCCTGGATTGGCAATAGTGTCTGTGAGCGAGCGGGCAGAGGAGGCGCTCAATGAGAGCTCAGGGGGCTACTACGCCGATCTGAGGGCGCATCTGAAAAGCGTGAGAAAGAAGCCCACGCAGACGCCCTTCACGCCCGCAGTTCCTCTCTTCTACGCGCTCCAGGAGGCTCTGCACATGGCGGAGGAGGAGGGCTTCGAGGCCAGAAGGGCACGCATAGCCAGGCTCGCTGAGGCGGTCAGGGCCGCTGCATCCGCGCTGGGCATAGAGCTATTTCCCGTCCTGAACGAGTACTCCAGATACTCGAACACTGTTACAGCGATGAAGATCCCACCGGAGATTGATGATGAGAAGCTCAGGGGCGGAATGAAAAAGCAGGGCGTCGTAGTTTCAGGCGGCCAGGAGAGGCTCAAGGGGAAGATCTTCAGGATAGGCACCATGGGCGTCTGCTCTGAGGGGGATGTGCTGAGAACCATACAGGCTTTAGAGCTTGTGCTCGCAAAAGAAGGAGTGATCAACGCACCCGGAGAGGGGGTTGCGGCAGCCGCAAAGGCACTTGACAGATGA
- a CDS encoding carboxymuconolactone decarboxylase family protein, whose product MRKARADRFLDSVDTGVSRAFRSLASMILGDGALSAREKALIALACSVAIRCEDCTRRHMEQARALGATREEMIEAAAVASLIRMGSGLNTAAVILEEMDDAAANQR is encoded by the coding sequence ATGCGAAAGGCGAGAGCAGACAGATTTCTGGACTCAGTGGACACGGGCGTGAGCAGAGCGTTCAGATCGCTCGCGTCCATGATCCTCGGGGATGGGGCGTTATCTGCGAGGGAGAAGGCGCTGATAGCCCTAGCGTGCTCTGTGGCAATAAGGTGTGAGGACTGCACGAGAAGGCATATGGAGCAGGCGAGAGCGCTTGGCGCCACCAGAGAGGAGATGATCGAGGCGGCGGCTGTTGCATCGCTCATACGCATGGGCTCGGGCCTAAATACTGCTGCAGTCATTCTTGAGGAGATGGATGATGCTGCCGCGAACCAGAGGTGA
- a CDS encoding pyridoxamine 5'-phosphate oxidase family protein encodes MSEEIKQMLDENIVYLATSTRDGKPNVVPIGSAYAISDNEILIHDMMFVKTRANLEANPQVAISFTDTRRWESYQLKGTAKIFTEGEMFEKVLEIMKIKAERQKDHMESISDQRTKERMQRMMELHKNLKPKAAVLIIVEEIYSNMPEI; translated from the coding sequence TTGAGCGAGGAGATCAAGCAGATGCTTGATGAGAACATAGTTTACCTGGCAACATCGACCAGGGACGGAAAACCAAATGTTGTTCCGATTGGATCGGCTTATGCGATCAGCGACAACGAAATTCTCATCCATGATATGATGTTCGTTAAGACCCGGGCGAATCTGGAGGCCAACCCCCAGGTAGCTATATCATTTACAGACACGAGAAGATGGGAGTCGTATCAGCTGAAGGGAACGGCAAAAATTTTCACCGAGGGAGAGATGTTCGAGAAGGTTCTTGAGATAATGAAGATCAAAGCGGAACGGCAGAAAGATCACATGGAGTCAATCAGCGATCAGAGAACTAAAGAGAGGATGCAACGAATGATGGAGCTCCATAAGAACCTGAAACCGAAAGCCGCAGTCCTGATCATTGTTGAGGAGATCTACTCGAACATGCCCGAGATATGA
- a CDS encoding flavin reductase: MSRASEWRMRLSSQHTARNYPPEVDEFEEAHLEAKPSVKVKPPGVAGSIAWAECVLLEEVVRERFVLVIGKVVHLEVDERFFNSDGDMDFESAKPLGVMLGSDGLRFTYPVYSGRYATYSDIFQ, from the coding sequence ATGTCCCGCGCGTCGGAATGGAGGATGCGGTTATCATCACAGCACACAGCACGTAACTATCCTCCTGAGGTGGATGAATTCGAGGAGGCACATCTTGAGGCCAAACCTTCTGTGAAGGTTAAGCCACCTGGTGTCGCGGGATCTATTGCATGGGCTGAGTGTGTTCTTTTGGAGGAGGTTGTGCGGGAGAGGTTTGTGCTCGTCATCGGCAAGGTCGTGCATCTTGAGGTTGATGAGAGATTCTTCAATTCAGACGGCGATATGGACTTTGAGAGTGCAAAGCCGCTTGGAGTGATGCTTGGAAGTGATGGTCTGAGGTTCACGTATCCGGTCTATTCAGGAAGATATGCGACTTACAGTGATATATTCCAGTAG